One part of the Pseudoalteromonas aliena SW19 genome encodes these proteins:
- a CDS encoding bifunctional acetate--CoA ligase family protein/GNAT family N-acetyltransferase codes for MSLKRISQFFNPSSVAVIGASNISTRAGFVVMRNLLQGGFKGPIMPVTPNHTAVHGVLAYSSIADLPKVPDLAVICTNKNTLINIIKELAELGCKSAIIIADGLSGEQKSALKACAQLHHVTLLGPNCLGLLIPHIGLNASFSHTIANPGKIAFVSQSAAVCSTILDWAKNKEIGFSYFVSVGDCLDINFSELLDFLGRDAKTNAILLYIDNIEDTRSFISAARAAAFSKPVIAIKTGKTSAGALAAEIHTGGKQSSDAVYDALFQRAGMLRVNDLRELFAATQTLAMHPKLLKVEQLTILTNGGGPGVMAVDELIQSSGKLAELSNETRRALNKVIPQSDTTSNPVDIFGDSAPARYKQALEILLHAKEVKNLLIIHTPSALAPSEDYANIIVETLQTLPKMARPYVITNFMGEDASYAARKVCSNHAIPTYRTPEGAVGAFMHLVTYRRNQKHLTQTPESNTDDAKINKVAATAIINEQLDDEQSYLSTHQASQILSHYGIECIQTEVAYTPTEAKEQAIELGFPVALKLISPSIASKSEVGGVVLNLNDANEVEQTAFAMLIRIKNTYPDAIIEGFSLQKMASRAGANELRIAIKTEPNFGPVILLGEAGTGLEYAQAAVALPPLNMNLAKYLIAAAHDKGVLKERILPEKVDKYRLCALLTRISQLVIDQPDISSMELNPILASNGQFLVLDATMTLDRYKAQSHRKRLSIRPYPIELVEVVTLKNNTQATLRPIKPEDEQAHQAFDQSLNKEDRYKRFFGELPQFNHDQLAKMTQIDYDREMAFIVCQRFEGKTRTLGVSRVIMDPDNLHAEFAIVVRSDCQGLGLGRILMTAAINHCKRQGVESIEGITLPENTGMIELARKLGFNISRDFEEGSINMVLKLK; via the coding sequence ATGAGCCTTAAGCGAATTAGTCAGTTTTTTAACCCAAGCTCCGTGGCCGTTATTGGCGCCTCTAATATCTCTACCCGTGCAGGTTTCGTGGTTATGCGTAATTTACTCCAAGGTGGTTTTAAAGGGCCTATCATGCCTGTTACTCCAAATCATACTGCGGTACATGGGGTACTTGCTTATTCTTCGATTGCTGACTTACCAAAAGTGCCTGATCTTGCAGTTATTTGTACAAACAAAAATACTTTGATAAATATTATTAAGGAACTTGCAGAGTTAGGCTGTAAAAGTGCCATTATTATTGCCGATGGCCTCTCAGGTGAACAAAAGAGTGCGCTAAAAGCATGCGCTCAACTTCATCACGTTACTTTACTTGGACCCAATTGTTTAGGTTTGTTGATTCCCCATATTGGCTTAAATGCAAGTTTTTCACACACCATAGCAAACCCAGGTAAAATTGCATTTGTATCGCAATCAGCAGCGGTCTGTTCAACTATTTTAGATTGGGCAAAAAATAAAGAAATTGGCTTTTCATATTTTGTATCCGTAGGCGACTGTCTTGATATCAATTTTAGTGAGCTACTTGATTTTTTAGGACGTGATGCTAAAACAAACGCTATTTTACTCTACATAGATAATATTGAAGATACCCGAAGCTTTATATCAGCAGCGAGAGCCGCCGCTTTTAGTAAACCCGTTATTGCAATTAAAACAGGAAAAACAAGCGCCGGCGCGCTCGCTGCAGAAATTCACACCGGTGGAAAACAAAGCTCTGATGCTGTTTACGATGCGTTATTTCAGCGTGCTGGTATGCTACGCGTAAACGATCTGCGTGAGCTATTTGCGGCAACACAAACCTTAGCTATGCATCCTAAGTTATTAAAAGTAGAACAACTTACTATTTTAACAAATGGTGGCGGACCAGGTGTAATGGCTGTTGATGAGCTTATTCAAAGCTCAGGAAAGTTAGCCGAACTAAGCAATGAAACACGGCGGGCGCTTAATAAAGTGATCCCGCAATCAGATACTACGTCAAACCCTGTCGATATTTTTGGCGATTCAGCCCCCGCTCGTTATAAGCAAGCATTAGAAATTTTACTGCATGCAAAAGAAGTTAAAAACTTACTGATAATTCATACCCCTTCGGCTTTAGCACCAAGCGAAGACTACGCCAATATTATTGTTGAAACCTTACAAACACTCCCTAAAATGGCACGTCCTTACGTTATTACTAACTTTATGGGCGAAGACGCATCCTATGCTGCAAGAAAGGTGTGTTCAAACCATGCAATACCTACATATCGTACGCCAGAAGGGGCTGTGGGCGCATTTATGCATTTGGTCACTTATCGCCGTAACCAAAAACATTTAACGCAAACACCTGAGTCGAACACCGATGATGCCAAAATAAATAAAGTGGCTGCAACAGCAATAATTAATGAACAGTTAGATGATGAACAAAGTTACTTATCTACTCACCAAGCGAGTCAAATTTTAAGTCATTATGGTATTGAATGTATTCAAACTGAAGTTGCTTACACACCAACAGAAGCTAAAGAACAAGCCATAGAGCTTGGTTTTCCAGTAGCATTAAAGCTTATTAGCCCAAGTATTGCTTCTAAATCCGAAGTCGGTGGCGTGGTGCTCAACCTAAACGATGCAAACGAAGTTGAGCAGACGGCTTTTGCGATGCTTATTCGTATTAAAAACACTTACCCTGATGCAATTATTGAAGGGTTTTCACTACAAAAAATGGCGTCACGAGCCGGCGCGAATGAACTTCGAATTGCAATTAAAACAGAGCCCAATTTTGGCCCTGTTATTTTATTAGGTGAAGCAGGAACGGGGCTTGAGTACGCGCAAGCAGCCGTTGCTTTGCCTCCATTAAATATGAACTTGGCAAAATATTTAATTGCCGCAGCGCACGACAAAGGCGTATTAAAAGAGCGAATACTCCCTGAAAAAGTCGATAAATACCGTTTATGTGCGCTACTAACTCGTATTTCGCAGTTAGTTATTGATCAGCCGGATATAAGTTCAATGGAGCTTAACCCTATACTTGCCAGTAATGGGCAATTTTTAGTGCTTGATGCGACCATGACACTTGACCGCTATAAAGCTCAAAGTCATCGTAAGCGCTTATCTATTCGCCCCTACCCCATTGAACTTGTTGAGGTTGTCACACTTAAAAACAACACACAGGCAACTCTTAGACCTATAAAACCTGAAGATGAGCAAGCACATCAGGCATTTGATCAATCACTTAATAAAGAAGATCGATACAAGCGTTTTTTTGGTGAACTACCACAGTTTAATCATGATCAACTCGCCAAAATGACACAGATTGACTACGATCGTGAGATGGCTTTTATTGTGTGTCAACGATTTGAAGGTAAAACACGCACGCTAGGTGTATCAAGAGTTATTATGGATCCCGATAACTTACATGCTGAGTTCGCTATTGTTGTACGTTCAGACTGTCAAGGGTTAGGCCTTGGGCGAATACTGATGACAGCTGCAATTAATCATTGTAAACGCCAAGGAGTAGAATCAATTGAAGGTATTACCTTGCCAGAAAACACTGGGATGATTGAACTTGCGCGTAAGCTAGGTTTTAACATTAGCCGCGATTTTGAAGAAGGCAGTATTAATATGGTACTTAAACTTAAATAA
- a CDS encoding ion transporter — MKKTLTLRQRIAGLFEGTGDYQRAGHILDVALISLIMINVVAIVIESIASVAQQYYDAFLMLEIISVAIFAIEYCVRLWACVDKTKYAAIEGSNTKRRLKYLLSPLAIIDLIAILPSLLMFLFPLDLRFLRVLRLLRVFKLTRYSRAMQLLLQAFVNEGSALFAAFFIMAVVLILASCGVYLIEHDVQPDKFESIPAAMWWAMATLTTVGYGDVVPITPLGKLFGGVITLLSMGMVAIPTGLLASSFSEQLRKRRQFFEDAVNEQVHGNTINDGSLNDEQRNHLEDLRHKLGLSKLEANKAIKAQLNERNSHLFCRNCGKRP, encoded by the coding sequence ATGAAAAAAACACTAACACTAAGACAAAGAATAGCTGGCCTATTTGAAGGCACAGGGGATTATCAACGTGCTGGTCATATACTCGATGTAGCACTCATTAGTTTAATTATGATTAATGTAGTGGCAATTGTAATTGAGTCTATAGCAAGCGTTGCACAGCAGTATTACGATGCGTTTTTAATGTTAGAAATAATCTCAGTGGCTATTTTTGCAATTGAATATTGTGTAAGGCTCTGGGCTTGTGTGGATAAAACCAAGTATGCCGCGATTGAAGGCTCTAATACCAAGCGTCGGTTAAAGTACCTTTTATCTCCATTGGCTATTATAGATTTAATCGCTATTTTACCTAGTTTATTAATGTTCTTGTTCCCGCTCGATTTACGTTTTTTACGTGTACTTCGGCTCTTGAGGGTATTTAAGCTAACTCGCTATTCACGTGCTATGCAGCTACTTTTGCAAGCTTTTGTAAATGAAGGTAGCGCTCTCTTTGCAGCCTTTTTTATTATGGCTGTGGTACTCATTTTAGCTTCCTGCGGTGTTTATTTAATTGAGCACGACGTGCAACCAGATAAGTTTGAATCTATTCCTGCCGCTATGTGGTGGGCAATGGCAACACTAACTACTGTAGGTTATGGCGATGTAGTGCCAATAACGCCACTTGGCAAATTATTTGGTGGCGTTATTACTTTACTCAGCATGGGGATGGTAGCGATTCCTACAGGTTTATTAGCTTCAAGTTTTTCAGAGCAATTACGTAAACGCCGTCAGTTTTTTGAAGACGCTGTAAATGAGCAAGTCCACGGTAATACAATCAACGATGGCTCTCTTAACGACGAACAACGTAACCACCTAGAAGATCTTCGCCATAAGCTAGGGCTTAGTAAACTAGAAGCAAATAAAGCAATAAAAGCTCAACTTAACGAACGTAATAGTCACTTATTTTGTCGCAACTGTGGAAAGCGCCCCTAG
- a CDS encoding EAL domain-containing protein — protein MSKDVNWIISCFIVCIAILSCQVSAQVKRLSPSEGLSQSYVNTMLIDNNGYLWLSTEAGLNRYDGYQVLSINGPNGELEEAIIDRIYQDPDGHIWIASLLAGLFRYDPATDSYKQFITKPTSEEQIINQSVFSMLAVDNKTLWIGRGRDFAKLDIESGDITSIFELPSEYKDTLIRKLFHYNGYIFIGTTHGAYVFDIASKQIRPLQHLKGEANHIYQNNVKSFALGENNQLLVGAVKGLYQVDISNLSGMFERPDLTFKSKVLLANLNIWEIANEQGKLDLATDKGLFKFDLHSGELIKNTRITESKYTLADTSIIDMAKDKSGGIWVATKTDGAFYLSNDNYHFNNVDGSSIRGDGLSHHSVWGITEYKDKLWLATHNGITEVDLKNNIGKAYLKNYQVDLLTTEFTVYEVMPYKDKLWLYSNRGLFIFDPITHQISEPKTKNSANQQQITGWVHGVTLMPNGDLYYVHSDHGVFVYNIDSQIVTRLGGEIAQFEPFLVYGFLPPLTNKPDSPLFFNAGILYQINPDSLALKVIYKVPKQHENIAISVLSYVMDNNNVLWISLSNFGLIGVNASTYELVHTIDLEKNKLGTLLYNMVLDDEGMIWMSSHKGIWRLNPKTLHFQQFTVSEGLLSAEFNSNAMAQLKDGRIAYGGLKGFTYFHPMENKNLRSLIDHVNITGVDLMSRDLSLDLKQPLNEVVLNHDDIGLEVAFSAMAFSNQERIIYEYQLDNGQKTYTRNNNRVLFPKLNPGNYQLKVWAKDPLTGEYTPPAILKIKVKYPLWRAPYFVVLYGVLFIAFVAMWVMRRNKIQRILLAANKESKESEARLKIALEGSESGVWDWKSSSPSIYQPRLRDELGYESETVNLDEYLTKIHPQDKQLFRLEWLEFLSTEKGYFNCTYRLRHAKGHWRWYKDFGKVVEWDGKTPQKVAGTYTNMTREMVFEEHALLFTAAFEQTRDWVFILDKNLNIRASNKSLQTAFNFSAESLSSRSLNLGISRSALFDYLRIVQKLLVGEHFSCEDSVMLANGEVRHVLVKISAVADNDQSLSSYVIILTDISAQKTAENELHLLANYDVLTGLPNRALFNDRVEHALEQAKHYQCKVALLHINIKRFKYFNDSLGHEVADELIKKVAKRLKLTLRPSDSIARFGGDEFVVLVEDIHQIEEVLLICTKLMDCVNKNISIGGQVVNVNLSIGIAISPDDAQQKSALLKAANIALYHAKDSLEGSYQFYKQEMNQRVQKALHLESQLTKAYQEHEFCNYYQPIINSQSYKTEGFEVLLRWPENKLVQTQEFSLAAEGIGLITKIMLQTLARALSELKEWRKISPDLYLSINLSALDFEFEELVPEIIKALSTAGVPSKAIVFEITESILMRDSKHALHSMEMLKNLGCRLYMDDFGTGYASLTYLKRFPIDVLKIDRSFVQDIGIDYGDEAIIQSTLTLAHSLGKECVAEGVESSHQLAFLKELGCKHFQGYLFSRPVPSQDVPFLVSRDWEDIFTQSMGS, from the coding sequence ATGAGCAAAGACGTCAACTGGATCATAAGTTGTTTTATCGTTTGCATAGCGATCTTAAGCTGCCAAGTAAGCGCACAAGTAAAGCGTTTATCTCCTAGTGAGGGCTTATCACAAAGCTATGTTAACACCATGCTGATTGATAATAATGGGTACTTATGGCTTTCGACTGAAGCTGGGCTTAATCGCTATGATGGTTATCAAGTACTTTCTATTAATGGTCCTAATGGTGAATTAGAGGAAGCTATTATTGATCGAATTTACCAAGATCCTGACGGTCATATTTGGATTGCATCCTTACTTGCAGGATTATTTAGATACGATCCTGCAACTGATTCATACAAGCAATTTATAACCAAACCCACCAGTGAAGAGCAAATAATTAATCAATCTGTTTTTAGTATGCTTGCCGTTGACAATAAAACGTTATGGATTGGGCGCGGTCGGGATTTTGCTAAACTTGATATTGAAAGTGGCGATATAACATCTATTTTTGAACTGCCCAGCGAATACAAAGACACCCTCATTAGAAAGTTATTTCATTACAACGGTTATATATTTATTGGCACTACTCATGGAGCTTATGTTTTTGATATTGCTAGTAAGCAAATACGGCCACTACAGCACTTAAAAGGAGAGGCTAATCATATTTATCAAAATAATGTGAAATCGTTTGCTTTAGGTGAAAATAATCAGCTGCTGGTCGGTGCGGTCAAGGGGTTATATCAGGTCGATATTAGTAATTTGTCAGGGATGTTTGAGCGCCCAGATCTAACCTTTAAAAGTAAAGTGTTGTTAGCTAATTTAAATATTTGGGAAATAGCGAATGAGCAGGGCAAGCTTGATTTAGCCACTGACAAAGGGCTATTTAAGTTTGATTTACACAGTGGCGAACTGATTAAAAATACACGTATAACAGAGAGTAAATACACACTTGCTGATACCAGTATTATTGATATGGCAAAAGATAAATCGGGTGGAATATGGGTAGCGACCAAAACAGATGGCGCATTTTATTTATCAAATGACAATTATCATTTTAATAATGTTGATGGTAGCTCAATTAGAGGCGATGGGTTATCGCATCATTCTGTTTGGGGAATTACAGAGTACAAAGATAAATTATGGCTTGCTACGCATAACGGTATCACAGAGGTTGATTTAAAAAATAATATTGGAAAGGCTTATCTAAAAAATTATCAAGTAGATTTATTAACTACCGAATTTACTGTTTATGAAGTTATGCCTTATAAAGATAAATTATGGCTTTATAGCAATCGTGGGCTATTTATTTTTGATCCCATTACGCATCAAATCAGCGAACCTAAAACAAAAAATTCAGCTAATCAGCAGCAAATAACAGGTTGGGTGCATGGTGTTACTTTAATGCCAAATGGTGATTTGTATTATGTGCATTCTGATCATGGTGTATTTGTTTATAATATTGATAGTCAAATAGTGACTCGATTAGGGGGAGAAATAGCACAGTTTGAGCCCTTTTTAGTATATGGTTTTTTACCACCACTTACTAATAAGCCAGATTCACCATTGTTTTTTAATGCGGGGATTTTATATCAAATAAACCCTGATAGTTTAGCGCTTAAGGTCATTTATAAAGTGCCTAAACAGCACGAAAACATTGCTATCAGTGTGTTGTCGTATGTAATGGATAATAATAATGTTTTATGGATATCACTATCTAACTTTGGCTTAATTGGCGTCAATGCTTCTACCTATGAGCTTGTACACACAATTGACTTAGAAAAAAATAAACTAGGTACTTTGCTTTATAATATGGTACTTGATGATGAAGGGATGATTTGGATGAGTAGCCATAAAGGAATTTGGCGACTAAATCCTAAAACGCTACATTTTCAACAGTTTACTGTATCCGAAGGATTGCTCTCTGCTGAATTTAATAGCAATGCAATGGCACAGCTAAAAGATGGCCGTATTGCTTACGGTGGTTTAAAAGGTTTTACTTATTTTCACCCGATGGAGAATAAAAACCTTCGCTCACTTATCGATCATGTCAATATCACGGGTGTTGATTTAATGTCGCGAGACCTATCACTTGATTTAAAGCAGCCACTTAACGAAGTGGTTTTAAATCATGATGATATAGGGCTAGAAGTGGCATTTTCAGCCATGGCTTTTAGCAATCAAGAACGTATTATTTACGAGTATCAACTCGATAACGGACAAAAAACGTATACACGTAATAACAATCGAGTTTTGTTCCCTAAATTAAATCCCGGTAATTATCAACTAAAAGTATGGGCGAAAGATCCGCTTACTGGTGAATATACTCCCCCAGCGATTTTAAAAATAAAAGTTAAATACCCTTTATGGCGTGCTCCATATTTTGTGGTGCTATATGGCGTGCTATTTATTGCTTTTGTGGCAATGTGGGTAATGCGCCGTAATAAAATTCAGCGCATTTTATTAGCTGCTAATAAAGAGAGTAAAGAAAGTGAAGCGCGTTTAAAAATAGCGTTAGAGGGCAGTGAATCAGGTGTGTGGGATTGGAAATCAAGTAGCCCAAGTATTTATCAGCCCCGTTTACGTGACGAGTTAGGCTACGAAAGTGAAACGGTTAATCTTGATGAATATTTAACTAAAATTCATCCACAAGATAAGCAGCTATTTCGTTTAGAGTGGTTAGAGTTTTTATCTACCGAAAAGGGGTATTTTAATTGCACTTACCGTTTACGTCACGCTAAAGGTCATTGGCGCTGGTATAAGGATTTTGGAAAAGTAGTTGAGTGGGATGGAAAAACCCCTCAAAAGGTAGCGGGAACATATACAAATATGACCCGAGAAATGGTGTTCGAAGAGCATGCCTTACTCTTTACCGCTGCATTTGAACAAACTCGAGATTGGGTGTTCATACTCGACAAAAATTTAAATATTCGCGCTTCAAATAAATCATTGCAAACAGCTTTTAATTTTTCAGCCGAGTCTTTGTCTAGTCGGTCTTTAAACTTAGGGATCTCGCGTAGCGCGCTTTTTGATTATTTACGTATCGTGCAAAAGTTATTGGTAGGAGAGCATTTTTCTTGTGAGGATAGTGTAATGCTCGCTAATGGTGAGGTGCGCCATGTATTAGTAAAAATAAGCGCGGTGGCCGATAACGATCAATCTCTGAGTAGCTATGTCATTATTTTAACGGATATAAGCGCACAAAAAACAGCTGAAAATGAGCTTCACTTACTGGCCAATTATGATGTATTAACGGGCTTGCCAAATAGGGCTCTTTTTAATGACCGTGTTGAACATGCATTAGAGCAAGCAAAGCATTATCAATGCAAAGTTGCACTGTTACATATAAATATTAAACGCTTTAAATATTTTAACGATTCATTAGGGCATGAGGTTGCAGACGAGCTAATTAAAAAAGTGGCTAAGCGATTAAAACTTACTTTGCGCCCATCAGATAGTATTGCTCGCTTTGGTGGTGATGAGTTTGTAGTGCTTGTTGAAGATATTCATCAAATTGAAGAGGTTTTATTAATATGCACCAAGTTAATGGATTGTGTGAATAAAAATATTAGTATTGGCGGGCAAGTGGTAAATGTGAACTTAAGTATTGGTATCGCTATTTCGCCGGATGATGCGCAGCAAAAAAGCGCGTTACTAAAAGCTGCCAATATTGCGCTTTACCATGCTAAAGATTCACTTGAAGGAAGCTATCAATTTTATAAACAGGAAATGAATCAGCGAGTACAAAAAGCGCTTCATTTAGAATCACAATTGACTAAAGCATACCAAGAACATGAGTTTTGTAATTATTACCAGCCGATTATCAATTCTCAAAGTTATAAAACAGAAGGATTTGAGGTATTACTGCGTTGGCCTGAAAATAAACTAGTACAAACTCAGGAGTTTTCTTTGGCCGCCGAGGGAATAGGCTTAATCACAAAAATAATGCTGCAAACATTGGCTCGTGCTTTGAGCGAACTAAAAGAGTGGCGTAAAATTTCACCCGACCTTTATTTGTCTATAAATCTATCTGCACTTGATTTTGAATTTGAAGAATTAGTCCCAGAGATAATAAAGGCATTAAGTACCGCTGGCGTGCCATCAAAAGCAATTGTATTTGAGATCACTGAATCAATACTAATGCGCGATTCAAAACATGCTTTACACAGTATGGAGATGCTTAAAAATTTAGGCTGTAGGTTGTACATGGATGATTTTGGTACAGGTTATGCCTCATTGACTTATTTAAAGCGCTTTCCTATTGATGTATTAAAAATAGATCGCAGCTTTGTGCAAGATATAGGTATTGATTACGGCGACGAGGCAATTATCCAATCTACATTGACATTAGCTCACAGTTTAGGAAAAGAATGTGTTGCTGAAGGTGTTGAAAGTTCGCACCAACTCGCCTTTTTAAAAGAGTTAGGCTGTAAGCATTTTCAGGGCTATTTATTCAGCCGACCGGTTCCTAGTCAAGACGTACCGTTTTTAGTGTCCCGCGATTGGGAGGATATATTTACCCAAAGTATGGGTAGTTAG
- a CDS encoding GNAT family N-acetyltransferase — protein MYRVEVLDRIKTPLVNKFYDQYSVKGRANKQDQLWVVYYKAQIVAACRLQNKDDFLFLSTVFVAPEYRSKGLAKLLISTLLKRQNKTIYTFAYKNLADLYHSIGFNQVLTYTLALQALFNIYTHRNIVALKYP, from the coding sequence ATGTATAGGGTTGAAGTATTAGATAGAATTAAAACGCCACTTGTTAATAAATTTTATGATCAATACAGCGTCAAAGGACGGGCTAATAAACAAGATCAACTTTGGGTTGTTTATTATAAAGCGCAAATAGTTGCCGCATGCAGGTTGCAAAATAAGGATGATTTTTTATTTTTGTCGACGGTTTTCGTAGCGCCAGAATATAGGTCTAAAGGCCTTGCAAAGTTACTTATCTCAACGCTATTAAAGCGCCAAAATAAAACTATTTATACCTTTGCTTATAAAAACTTAGCAGATTTATACCATTCTATTGGTTTTAACCAAGTGTTAACATATACTCTTGCGTTGCAAGCGCTTTTTAATATTTACACACACCGCAATATCGTCGCCCTAAAGTACCCATAA
- a CDS encoding DUF3283 family protein, protein MSFNLCLLPREEKYQIQLDYEASFWAYQIKRNKKTREQVYNTIHSRPIAEQMFLKQQFEQYLALMLS, encoded by the coding sequence GTGAGTTTTAATTTATGTTTGTTACCGCGTGAAGAAAAATATCAAATTCAGCTCGATTATGAAGCATCATTCTGGGCATACCAAATTAAGCGTAATAAAAAAACACGTGAACAAGTGTACAACACCATTCACAGTCGCCCGATTGCTGAACAAATGTTTTTAAAGCAGCAGTTTGAACAGTATTTGGCACTGATGCTGAGCTAG
- a CDS encoding transporter substrate-binding domain-containing protein, which translates to MHQRLSTLLLLGYLLFSAPCFAHQYNLTFNRPESTPQANYVLELLTLAYTDIGHKIHVIDFNRQNALLAANNGVLDGQLGRDISVENNFNNLIRVDYELLQFNLVLYKACQPNTLEQLKNVAILAGYPVQKRYLASTSFMGNIIEVKNMNTQLNLLAQKKVEGALLLDFFMDNKSIPSPTGCFEKEVLMIYPIYHYLHKKNKNLVKKLQHALTKLNSNGTVYALRAKYNLKFKNRNHAAL; encoded by the coding sequence GTGCATCAACGCCTTAGCACCTTGTTATTATTAGGTTATTTATTGTTCAGTGCACCATGTTTTGCTCATCAATACAACCTCACTTTTAACCGCCCAGAAAGCACTCCACAAGCAAATTATGTTCTTGAGTTATTAACGCTAGCCTACACCGACATTGGCCATAAAATTCATGTTATCGACTTTAACCGCCAAAATGCACTTTTAGCGGCTAATAATGGTGTCCTTGATGGGCAGTTAGGCCGTGATATTAGTGTCGAAAACAATTTTAATAACTTAATTAGAGTTGACTACGAACTACTGCAATTTAATTTAGTATTATATAAAGCTTGTCAGCCTAATACGTTAGAGCAACTAAAAAACGTAGCTATTTTAGCAGGCTACCCAGTACAAAAACGCTATTTAGCAAGTACAAGCTTTATGGGGAATATTATTGAAGTAAAAAATATGAATACACAGCTGAACTTGCTGGCTCAAAAAAAGGTAGAAGGTGCTTTGTTACTTGATTTTTTCATGGATAATAAATCAATACCTTCGCCCACCGGTTGTTTCGAAAAAGAAGTACTAATGATCTACCCAATTTATCACTACTTACATAAAAAAAATAAAAATTTAGTTAAAAAATTACAACATGCATTAACTAAATTAAATAGTAATGGGACTGTCTATGCTTTGCGGGCAAAATATAATTTAAAATTTAAAAATCGAAACCACGCTGCTCTGTAG
- a CDS encoding DUF1289 domain-containing protein: MQQIEIFDIPSPCKSICLVNNRGYCKGCYRSRDERFTWNSLTNSEKKKVLSLCQQRYKRYLQKQQQNTVFNNTTEQRGFDF; this comes from the coding sequence ATGCAACAAATTGAAATATTTGATATTCCAAGCCCTTGCAAGAGTATTTGCTTAGTGAATAATAGAGGGTATTGCAAGGGCTGTTACCGAAGTCGTGATGAGCGTTTTACTTGGAATTCCCTGACCAACAGCGAAAAGAAAAAAGTGCTCAGTTTATGCCAGCAGCGCTATAAGCGTTACTTGCAAAAACAGCAGCAAAATACAGTATTTAATAACACTACAGAGCAGCGTGGTTTCGATTTTTAA
- a CDS encoding 1-acyl-sn-glycerol-3-phosphate acyltransferase, which translates to MSELEDKYADIRPYNDDEVTASLSRLINDNAFIDVIAKYNLPRFLSAVPFITRPLVRSQLRKKWGSVSTVEDVQNEVAQYLNKLVKRTTSKVTFSGLDKLDPNQAYLFISNHRDIVLDPALVNWGLFQYKMKTVRIAIGDNLLQRPYITELMRLNKSFIVKRSTKAPKEMLRALTQLSSYIYDSLISGNSIWIAQKEGRAKDGFDQTDPALLKMLQLNGRKQKKQFGDYIKELKIVPVSISYQYEPCAIAKAKELYHKQHHGEYTKSAGEDIASIVEGFSAAKGHVHLAFGEPIESHCDSAEELAKTIDKQIVDSFYLHPGNYIAGGCKKEVINSPDTITFEQRMASVPDELKPLVLAMYAKPFHRKTEINTNNCEH; encoded by the coding sequence ATGAGTGAATTAGAAGATAAGTACGCTGATATAAGACCCTATAACGATGATGAAGTTACGGCTTCGCTATCGCGTTTAATCAACGATAATGCATTTATTGATGTGATTGCAAAGTACAATTTACCGCGTTTTTTATCGGCGGTGCCCTTTATTACACGCCCGTTAGTAAGAAGTCAGTTGCGCAAAAAATGGGGAAGTGTAAGCACCGTTGAGGATGTACAAAATGAAGTTGCGCAATACCTTAATAAATTAGTAAAGCGCACTACATCAAAAGTTACTTTTTCAGGGCTCGATAAATTAGATCCAAACCAAGCTTATCTATTTATTTCTAACCACCGCGATATTGTACTCGATCCTGCATTAGTGAACTGGGGATTGTTCCAGTATAAAATGAAAACAGTGCGTATTGCTATTGGCGATAATTTATTGCAAAGACCTTATATCACTGAGCTTATGCGCTTAAATAAAAGCTTTATTGTGAAACGTTCGACCAAAGCACCAAAAGAGATGTTAAGAGCGCTGACTCAGCTTTCATCCTACATTTATGATTCACTAATAAGTGGTAACTCTATCTGGATTGCACAAAAAGAAGGGCGCGCAAAAGATGGTTTTGATCAAACAGATCCAGCGCTTCTAAAAATGCTACAGCTAAATGGTAGAAAGCAAAAGAAACAATTTGGCGATTATATTAAAGAGTTAAAAATAGTGCCTGTTTCTATATCTTATCAATATGAGCCGTGCGCTATTGCTAAAGCTAAAGAGCTTTATCATAAGCAACACCACGGTGAATACACTAAATCAGCGGGTGAAGATATCGCCAGTATTGTTGAGGGGTTTAGTGCTGCAAAAGGACATGTACATTTAGCATTTGGAGAGCCGATTGAATCGCACTGTGATAGTGCTGAGGAACTTGCAAAAACGATTGATAAACAAATTGTCGATTCTTTTTACTTGCACCCAGGGAACTACATTGCTGGTGGCTGCAAAAAAGAAGTGATTAACTCACCCGATACCATTACGTTTGAACAGCGTATGGCGAGTGTACCCGATGAACTAAAGCCATTGGTATTGGCTATGTACGCCAAGCCATTTCATCGTAAAACTGAAATTAATACAAATAACTGCGAACATTAA